A single window of Rhodococcoides fascians A25f DNA harbors:
- a CDS encoding transposase, with amino-acid sequence MRGRPYPAEVRERATRMVTERVPDSPSPWAAIESVASHLGLHPNTVRLWYRQAQGVTDERPLLPSEQNAEITRLRQELADARRLNADLVAGSAETFHPTERTPL; translated from the coding sequence ATGAGGGGCCGTCCGTATCCGGCGGAGGTGCGCGAACGCGCCACCCGCATGGTCACCGAGCGCGTTCCGGACTCGCCGTCCCCTTGGGCGGCAATCGAATCCGTCGCCTCCCACCTCGGGCTGCACCCCAACACCGTCCGGCTCTGGTACCGCCAAGCGCAAGGCGTCACCGACGAGCGGCCCCTGCTGCCGAGCGAACAGAACGCCGAAATCACCCGCCTCCGGCAGGAACTCGCGGACGCGCGACGACTGAACGCGGACTTGGTCGCCGGTTCCGCCGAGACCTTTCACCCTACCGAGAGGACGCCACTGTGA
- a CDS encoding type IV secretory system conjugative DNA transfer family protein, whose translation MSTGRGARGPGAGVDPTVAMLGAAAAMAIAAYGGSEAALHLGSPLSGVDQSIPGSPIALVKGLATGAVVWPTGATVLMVFFGILALAAVVAGTAWLLRRRRRVTRVDDAGLYLARPREVARLTDKSLRAEIARLGTPLTDGEVPGGTLGRLVLGPNRFGVTLYPGPEDVCTHIWGPRVGKTTCVIIPQILAARGAVLTTSNKRDVVDETRAYRAEKGTVSVFDPQGVALELPSWYYDPLTWVRSARPSATRALADTPGSPDAAARQDALAELLGSDFVSRMEHSAQETKAAMLANIFATSTTGENARRDPFFDPMGERLITGFIIAAAAAELPLPILYSWATDTSNQQPVHLLQEHGFEAWSSALKAQYTAPDKQRGGVFATAANMLGCLAYAEIHPWISRMGEHDTRPEFDPDAFAAEASPTLYSLSMEGVGECGALVTALTVAVTDALVDAATATPKSIDPPRPAGRLRVPATYALDEAANVVRWKDLPNLYSHFGSRGILVSTILQSWSQGEECWGQGGMRKLWGASTVRVYGGGGSTQDGRFLDNVSEALGDHWEMTETVSSGRGGQSRSQQRQQIRTLTKADLVAMPAGRAVLAEVSKCPAALVETLPWYTGPYAEEVAAAKERAGEDPTVAALDDDPDPDDPTSVLPKPVTRLPRGVSLEKTA comes from the coding sequence GTGAGCACAGGACGAGGAGCACGCGGACCCGGAGCAGGCGTCGACCCCACCGTGGCCATGCTCGGTGCGGCCGCGGCGATGGCGATTGCCGCCTACGGCGGTAGCGAGGCGGCGCTGCACCTGGGCAGTCCCCTCTCCGGCGTCGACCAATCCATCCCGGGCAGCCCCATCGCCCTGGTCAAGGGCCTCGCTACCGGGGCGGTGGTCTGGCCGACCGGAGCAACAGTGCTGATGGTCTTCTTCGGCATCCTCGCCCTCGCCGCTGTCGTCGCCGGCACCGCGTGGCTGCTCCGTCGACGCCGCCGGGTGACCCGGGTCGACGACGCCGGCCTGTACCTCGCGCGGCCCCGGGAGGTGGCACGGCTGACCGACAAGAGCTTGCGAGCCGAGATCGCGCGGCTGGGCACACCGTTGACCGACGGTGAGGTGCCGGGCGGGACGCTCGGGCGATTGGTGTTGGGCCCGAACAGATTCGGCGTCACCCTCTACCCCGGCCCCGAAGATGTGTGCACACACATCTGGGGGCCTCGCGTGGGCAAGACGACGTGCGTGATCATCCCGCAAATCCTCGCTGCCCGCGGCGCTGTGCTCACCACCTCCAACAAGCGCGACGTCGTCGACGAGACCCGCGCCTACCGCGCCGAGAAGGGCACCGTGTCGGTGTTCGACCCGCAGGGTGTCGCCCTCGAACTGCCGAGCTGGTACTACGACCCCCTGACCTGGGTACGGTCGGCGCGCCCGTCCGCCACCCGCGCGCTGGCCGACACACCCGGCTCCCCTGACGCAGCCGCCCGGCAGGACGCCCTCGCGGAGCTGCTCGGCTCCGACTTCGTCTCCCGGATGGAACACTCCGCACAGGAGACGAAAGCTGCGATGTTGGCGAACATCTTCGCCACCTCCACCACCGGGGAGAACGCCCGCCGTGATCCGTTCTTCGACCCGATGGGCGAACGGCTGATCACCGGGTTCATCATCGCCGCCGCCGCCGCAGAGCTCCCGCTGCCGATCCTTTACAGCTGGGCCACCGACACGAGCAACCAGCAGCCGGTGCATCTGTTGCAGGAGCATGGGTTCGAGGCGTGGTCGTCCGCGCTCAAAGCGCAGTACACCGCACCGGACAAGCAACGTGGCGGTGTGTTCGCCACGGCCGCCAACATGCTCGGCTGCCTCGCCTACGCCGAAATCCACCCGTGGATCAGCCGCATGGGTGAGCACGACACCCGCCCGGAGTTCGATCCGGACGCATTCGCCGCCGAAGCCTCCCCCACGTTGTATTCGCTGTCGATGGAGGGCGTCGGTGAGTGCGGCGCTCTGGTGACCGCACTGACCGTCGCCGTCACCGACGCACTCGTCGACGCGGCGACCGCGACACCGAAGTCGATCGACCCGCCGCGTCCCGCCGGCAGGCTACGAGTGCCCGCGACGTACGCCCTCGACGAAGCAGCGAACGTCGTGCGCTGGAAGGATCTACCGAACCTGTACAGCCACTTCGGATCTCGCGGAATCCTGGTCTCGACCATCTTGCAGTCCTGGTCGCAGGGTGAGGAGTGCTGGGGCCAGGGCGGGATGCGCAAACTCTGGGGTGCATCGACCGTGCGCGTCTACGGTGGCGGTGGCTCGACACAGGACGGCCGGTTCCTCGACAACGTCTCCGAAGCGCTCGGGGATCACTGGGAGATGACCGAAACCGTCTCGAGCGGCCGCGGTGGCCAGTCCCGATCGCAGCAACGCCAGCAGATCCGCACCTTGACCAAAGCGGACCTCGTGGCCATGCCCGCCGGGCGGGCCGTGCTCGCCGAAGTGTCCAAATGTCCAGCGGCATTGGTGGAGACACTGCCCTGGTACACCGGCCCGTACGCCGAAGAGGTCGCGGCCGCGAAGGAGCGTGCCGGTGAGGACCCCACTGTCGCCGCCCTCGACGACGACCCGGACCCCGACGACCCGACGTCGGTACTGCCCAAACCGGTCACCCGCCTGCCTAGAGGTGTGAGCCTGGAGAAGACCGCATGA
- a CDS encoding DUF4913 domain-containing protein: MSIDDTPPDDEFEDTEFDIADTGEPQPGDLDAAGTTQPDVPMEMPQQVIDGAVNRRLRQEADRIVAELYQARMTPELTQQMYDATLRALDAQMLLDVRAAEATAAAAEAAVRDPAKPFYRNRFEFFEQFLSEVYRRDVVNGGQKKWCLMWWKHSEAVLVVDALWRSWEKLRVDPGTGMSVWKKDHADHHMNVLFDPNGTFQDCSVKNGHRPLPPIPSDPIPAELLAEEVDDSPVTEA; encoded by the coding sequence ATGAGCATCGACGACACCCCACCCGACGACGAGTTCGAGGACACCGAATTCGATATCGCCGACACCGGCGAGCCCCAGCCGGGCGATCTCGACGCGGCCGGAACGACCCAGCCCGACGTGCCGATGGAGATGCCCCAGCAGGTCATCGACGGGGCGGTGAACCGCAGGCTTCGTCAGGAAGCCGACCGGATCGTTGCCGAGCTCTACCAGGCTCGGATGACCCCGGAGCTGACGCAGCAGATGTACGACGCGACCCTGCGCGCCCTGGATGCGCAGATGCTCCTCGACGTCCGCGCAGCCGAGGCTACGGCCGCGGCCGCCGAAGCCGCTGTACGCGATCCCGCAAAGCCGTTCTACCGCAATCGGTTCGAGTTCTTCGAGCAGTTCCTCAGCGAGGTGTACCGCCGGGACGTCGTCAACGGAGGCCAGAAGAAATGGTGCCTGATGTGGTGGAAACACAGCGAAGCAGTCCTCGTCGTCGACGCGTTGTGGCGATCGTGGGAGAAGCTACGCGTCGACCCCGGAACAGGAATGTCGGTGTGGAAGAAAGACCACGCCGACCACCACATGAACGTGCTGTTCGACCCCAACGGCACCTTCCAGGACTGCTCGGTCAAGAACGGCCACCGCCCCCTGCCGCCGATTCCGTCCGATCCGATCCCCGCCGAGCTGCTCGCCGAAGAGGTCGACGATTCCCCGGTGACCGAGGCATGA